The proteins below come from a single Kosakonia sp. SMBL-WEM22 genomic window:
- a CDS encoding flavocytochrome c, with product MTSNERILSPFTLPNGVELKNRLLMAPMTTCSGYFDGSVTRELVEYYRARSGAIGTIIVECCFVDDLGLAFPGAIGIDSDEKIAGLAKIAAAIQEKGSKAILQIYHGGRMVEPKLIGGRTPIAPSAIAAPRDGAATPVAMSAAEVESMIAKFGEAVRRAIQAGFDGVEIHGANTYLIQQFFSPHSNQRDDEWGGSRENRARFPLAVLEIAHKMARQYADDAFIIGYRFSPEELEVPGIRFDDTMFLLEKLAARGLDYLHFSVGAALRSSINDSTDTTPLIDKYCALRSEMLAQVPVMGVGGIVNAADAEEGLDHGYDLMAIGRACIAYPDWASRIANGETLELFMDSTQREALKIPEPLWRFSLVEAMIRDMSMGAAKFKPGVFAETVQDDSNTLVFNVSLETDSIADITLAEGPLDDVEFTRSFEEIRSRIINANSPHVDAISGATSQSEAVKKAVSKAMVKSSKARIAEEGGDNSVTKSYDVVVIGSGGAGLAAAIQAHDEGASVLIVEKMPTIGGNTIKASAGMNAAETRFQRVKGIQDSKELFYAETLKGGGEKNDPELLRRFVEHAPEAIEWLARRGIMLNDITTTGGMSIDRTHRPRDGSAVGGYLISGLLRNVTKRNIDVMLDTSVEEILFDAGEVRGVRLLTEEQETLSVEAKSVIVATGGFSANSAMVVKYRPDLDGFVTTNHKGATGSGISLLERLGAATVDMGEIQIHPTVEQNTSYLISESIRGGGAILVNQQGNRFFNEMSTRDKVSAAIIALPEHYAYIVFDEHVRAKNKAADEYIARGFVTSASSPRELADKLGMDYHAFLATLERYNGFVEKQHDDDFGRTTALRAPINEGPFHAIQIAPGVHHTMGGVTINTDTQVLNREQQVIPGAFAAGEVVGGLHGGNRIGGNAVADIIVFGSLAGHQAALRAKR from the coding sequence ATGACCAGCAACGAACGTATTCTCAGCCCGTTTACATTGCCGAACGGTGTGGAACTGAAAAACCGTTTGTTAATGGCACCAATGACCACCTGCTCGGGTTATTTCGACGGTAGTGTTACCAGGGAACTGGTGGAGTATTACCGCGCACGTTCAGGAGCCATTGGCACCATTATTGTTGAGTGTTGCTTTGTCGACGATCTCGGCCTCGCATTTCCGGGAGCTATCGGGATTGATAGCGATGAAAAAATCGCAGGGCTGGCAAAAATTGCGGCTGCCATCCAGGAGAAAGGTTCAAAAGCCATTCTGCAGATTTATCATGGTGGTCGCATGGTGGAGCCGAAATTGATCGGTGGGCGCACACCGATCGCGCCGAGCGCCATTGCCGCTCCACGCGACGGTGCCGCGACCCCGGTGGCGATGAGTGCCGCAGAAGTTGAAAGCATGATCGCCAAATTTGGCGAAGCCGTGCGCCGCGCCATCCAGGCCGGCTTCGACGGCGTTGAGATTCATGGTGCCAATACTTATCTCATTCAACAATTCTTCTCTCCTCACTCCAACCAGCGTGACGATGAGTGGGGCGGCAGCCGCGAAAACCGCGCCAGGTTCCCGCTGGCTGTACTGGAAATCGCTCATAAGATGGCGCGCCAGTACGCAGATGACGCCTTTATCATCGGTTACCGTTTTTCACCGGAAGAGCTGGAAGTCCCCGGCATCCGTTTTGATGACACCATGTTCCTGCTGGAGAAGCTGGCCGCTCGCGGTCTCGATTATCTCCACTTCTCCGTAGGGGCAGCGCTGCGCTCCTCAATTAATGACTCGACCGATACGACGCCGCTGATTGATAAATATTGTGCGCTGCGTTCAGAAATGCTGGCGCAGGTCCCGGTAATGGGCGTCGGCGGGATCGTCAATGCGGCGGATGCCGAAGAGGGGTTGGATCATGGTTACGATCTGATGGCGATAGGCCGCGCCTGTATCGCCTACCCGGACTGGGCTTCGCGTATCGCTAACGGTGAAACCCTTGAACTCTTCATGGACAGCACCCAGCGTGAGGCACTGAAGATCCCTGAGCCGCTGTGGCGTTTCTCGCTAGTTGAAGCGATGATCCGCGATATGAGCATGGGCGCAGCGAAGTTCAAGCCAGGCGTTTTTGCTGAAACCGTACAGGATGACAGCAATACGCTGGTGTTCAACGTCAGTCTTGAAACCGACAGCATTGCGGATATTACGCTGGCTGAAGGCCCGCTGGATGACGTCGAGTTTACCCGTAGTTTTGAAGAGATTCGCAGCCGTATTATCAACGCCAATTCTCCGCATGTAGACGCCATTTCCGGCGCCACCAGCCAGAGCGAGGCGGTGAAAAAAGCGGTCTCGAAAGCGATGGTCAAATCGAGCAAAGCGCGGATCGCAGAAGAGGGTGGCGATAACAGCGTGACGAAAAGTTACGATGTGGTTGTTATTGGCAGCGGCGGTGCTGGTCTGGCTGCGGCGATTCAGGCGCACGACGAAGGGGCCAGCGTATTGATCGTCGAAAAAATGCCGACTATCGGTGGTAACACTATCAAAGCATCGGCAGGGATGAATGCGGCGGAAACCCGCTTCCAGCGCGTAAAAGGTATTCAGGACAGCAAAGAGCTCTTTTACGCTGAAACCCTGAAAGGGGGCGGTGAGAAGAACGATCCTGAGTTGCTGCGCCGCTTTGTTGAACATGCACCGGAAGCGATTGAGTGGCTGGCGCGTCGCGGCATCATGCTTAACGACATCACCACCACCGGCGGCATGAGCATCGACCGTACGCACCGTCCGCGCGACGGATCGGCGGTGGGTGGCTACCTGATCAGCGGCCTGCTGCGCAACGTTACCAAACGTAATATCGACGTCATGCTGGACACCTCCGTCGAAGAGATCCTCTTTGACGCGGGCGAAGTGCGCGGCGTACGCCTGCTGACCGAAGAGCAGGAGACCTTGAGCGTCGAGGCGAAGAGCGTGATTGTCGCCACCGGTGGCTTCAGCGCCAACAGCGCGATGGTCGTGAAATATCGCCCCGATCTGGACGGCTTCGTCACCACCAACCATAAAGGCGCGACCGGTAGCGGGATTTCGCTGCTGGAACGCCTTGGCGCTGCCACCGTGGATATGGGCGAAATCCAGATCCACCCGACGGTTGAGCAAAATACCTCTTATCTGATTTCAGAATCGATTCGCGGCGGCGGGGCAATTCTGGTCAATCAGCAGGGCAACCGCTTCTTCAACGAGATGTCGACCCGCGATAAAGTCTCTGCGGCTATCATCGCGCTGCCGGAGCACTATGCTTACATCGTCTTTGATGAGCACGTTCGTGCAAAAAACAAAGCGGCGGATGAGTATATTGCCCGCGGTTTTGTCACCAGCGCCAGCTCACCACGCGAACTCGCGGATAAGCTGGGTATGGATTATCATGCCTTCCTCGCCACGCTGGAGCGCTACAATGGCTTTGTGGAAAAACAGCATGACGATGATTTCGGGCGCACCACCGCACTGCGCGCACCGATCAACGAAGGCCCGTTCCACGCTATTCAGATCGCGCCAGGCGTGCATCACACTATGGGCGGCGTGACCATCAACACCGATACCCAGGTGCTCAACCGCGAGCAGCAGGTTATCCCTGGTGCTTTCGCGGCGGGTGAAGTTGTTGGCGGCCTGCACGGTGGCAACCGCATCGGCGGCAACGCCGTGGCAGATATTATCGTCTTCGGTTCGCTGGCGGGGCATCAGGCCGCACTGCGCGCGAAAAGGTAA
- a CDS encoding anion permease yields MKEKTPTPASAKAESAKAGNKNRLVMMALPIIVAILLLFVPVPEGLPPYAWHYFAIFVGVIVGLIFEPLPGAVIGMTGVVVIALCSQWVLFSPEQLADPKFKLAGQSFKWAVSGFGNSTVWLIFGAFMFAAGYDKTQFGRRLALILVKYLGRRSLTLGYAITFADLLLAPFTPSNTARSGGTIYPIIANLPPLYGSKPNDPSARRIGSYLMWVAITAACITSSMFLSALAPNLLALALVKSIVGINISWGTWFIAFLPLGLLLILTMPLLAYWFYPPEVKVNDEVPLWASRELEKLGRMSRNEILLLVFVCCALLMWIFAADVIEPALAALLVVVMMLWTGVLSWNDITSNKPAWNTFVWFATLVALADGLSSTGFIAWLGKEGGLLMSGISPGMATIALLLAFYLLHYLFASTTAHTTALLPAMLTIAATIPGINMEVVVLVLCTSLGVMGIITPYGTGPSPIYYGSGYLPTKDYWRLGTIFGAIFLAALLLIGYPWITMMF; encoded by the coding sequence ATGAAAGAGAAAACTCCAACCCCAGCTTCTGCTAAAGCAGAGAGCGCAAAGGCCGGTAATAAAAACCGCCTGGTCATGATGGCGCTACCCATTATCGTGGCCATATTGTTACTGTTCGTTCCGGTGCCGGAAGGCTTACCGCCCTACGCATGGCACTATTTTGCAATCTTCGTTGGCGTCATTGTCGGCTTGATCTTCGAGCCGCTACCGGGTGCTGTAATTGGTATGACCGGTGTGGTGGTGATTGCGCTCTGCAGTCAATGGGTGCTTTTTAGCCCTGAGCAACTGGCGGACCCGAAATTTAAACTGGCGGGCCAGTCCTTTAAATGGGCGGTCAGCGGTTTCGGCAACTCCACCGTCTGGCTTATCTTCGGCGCATTTATGTTTGCTGCCGGGTACGATAAGACTCAGTTTGGACGTCGCCTTGCGCTGATCCTCGTCAAATACCTGGGTCGCCGCAGCCTGACGCTGGGTTATGCCATTACCTTCGCCGATCTGCTGTTAGCGCCGTTTACCCCATCAAACACCGCGCGCAGCGGCGGAACCATCTATCCAATTATTGCCAACCTGCCGCCTCTGTATGGTTCAAAACCAAACGACCCGAGCGCGCGCCGCATTGGTTCTTATCTGATGTGGGTAGCGATCACAGCCGCCTGTATCACCAGTTCTATGTTCCTTTCCGCGCTTGCACCTAACCTGCTGGCGCTGGCGTTGGTGAAAAGCATTGTTGGCATCAATATCTCATGGGGCACATGGTTTATCGCCTTCCTGCCGCTCGGCCTGCTGCTGATTTTGACTATGCCGCTGCTGGCATACTGGTTCTACCCGCCTGAAGTGAAAGTGAATGATGAAGTTCCACTGTGGGCGAGTCGTGAGCTCGAGAAGCTAGGCAGAATGTCCCGTAATGAAATTCTGCTGCTGGTCTTTGTCTGCTGCGCGCTGCTGATGTGGATTTTCGCCGCCGACGTTATTGAACCGGCACTGGCGGCACTGCTGGTTGTGGTGATGATGCTGTGGACCGGTGTGCTTAGCTGGAACGATATCACTAGTAACAAACCTGCCTGGAACACCTTTGTCTGGTTCGCTACGCTTGTCGCGCTGGCTGATGGCCTCTCATCCACCGGCTTTATCGCCTGGCTGGGCAAAGAGGGGGGTCTGTTGATGAGCGGCATCTCTCCGGGCATGGCCACTATCGCTCTGCTGCTGGCGTTCTATCTGCTGCACTATCTCTTCGCCAGCACCACGGCACACACCACCGCGCTGCTGCCGGCGATGCTGACCATCGCAGCGACCATTCCTGGCATCAATATGGAAGTCGTTGTGCTGGTGCTGTGCACCTCACTTGGTGTCATGGGTATCATCACCCCTTACGGCACTGGTCCAAGCCCGATTTACTACGGTAGTGGCTACCTGCCGACCAAAGATTACTGGCGGCTGGGCACTATTTTCGGTGCCATCTTCCTCGCTGCACTGCTGTTAATTGGCTATCCGTGGATCACCATGATGTTCTGA